A genomic stretch from Setaria italica strain Yugu1 chromosome VII, Setaria_italica_v2.0, whole genome shotgun sequence includes:
- the LOC101778589 gene encoding chloroplast envelope quinone oxidoreductase homolog encodes MAAAAATKVPATMRAVQYDACGGGAEGLKHVEVPVPSAKKNELLLKLEAASINPVDWKIQKGMLRPFLPRKLPFIPVTDVAGVVVDVGPGVNGFQAGDEVVAMLNSFYGGGLAEYAVASESLTVKRPPEVSAAEGAGLPIAAGTALQALRSIGAKFDGTGQPLNVLITAASGGVGFYAVQLAKLAGLHVTATCGARNVELVKSLGANEVLDYRTPEGASLQSPSGKKYDGVVHCTVGISWSTFEPVLAPTGRVIDITPNFAAILKSGLHKVTFAKKRLVPLLLSPNKADLEFLVGLLKDHKMKTLIDSRFPLSEASKAWQKSIEGHATGKIIVEMEG; translated from the exons atggccgccgcagccgcgacGAAGGTCCCCGCGACGATGCGGGCCGTGCAGTACGACGCCTGCGGCGGGGGCGCCGAGGGGCTCAAG CATGTGGAAGTTCCCGTCCCTTCGGCGAAGAAGAATGAGCTCCTGTTGAAGCTGGAAGCAGCTAGCATTAATCCGGTGGATTGGAAGATACAGAAAGGGATGTTACGGCCTTTCCTGCCTCGCAAACTGCCCTTTATCCCAG TGACTGATGTGGCAGGAGTTGTGGTTGATGTTGGTCCAGGAGTCAATGGGTTCCAAGCTGGAGATGAAGTTGTTGCCATGCTGAACTCATTT TATGGAGGTGGACTCGCTGAGTATGCTGTGGCATCTGAAAGTCTGACCGTCAAGAGGCCTCCTGAGGTATCTGCTGCTGAAGGTGCAGGGCTGCCCATCGCAGCCGGCACTGCGCTCCAGGCTTTGAGGTCCATTGGCGCCAAGTTCGACGGTACTGGCCAGCCCTTAAACGTTCTGATCACTGCAGCATCCGGTGGCGTTGGGTTCTACGCCGTGCAGCTCGCGAAGCTGGCAGGTCTCCACGTCACTGCCACCTGTGGAGCCCGCAATGTGGAGCTGGTGAAGAGCCTGGGTGCGAATGAGGTGCTTGACTACAGGACCCCAGAGGGTGCCAGCCTGCAGAGCCCATCAGGAAAGAAGTACGACGGCGTCGTCCACTGCACGGTCGGGATCAGCTGGTCGACGTTTGAACCTGTGCTGGCCCCTACCGGGAGGGTGATTGACATCACCCCGAACTTCGCCGCCATCCTTAAATCAGGGTTGCACAAGGTGACGTTCGCCAAGAAGCGGCTGGTGCCACTGCTCCTGTCGCCCAACAAGGCTGACCTGGAGTTCCTGGTCGGGCTGCTGAAGGACCACAAGATGAAGACACTGATCGACTCAAGGTTCCCATTGAGCGAGGCAAGCAAGGCTTGGCAGAAGAGCATCGAGGGCCATGCAACGGGCAAGATCATCGTTGAGATGGAAGGCTGA